One region of Carassius gibelio isolate Cgi1373 ecotype wild population from Czech Republic chromosome A1, carGib1.2-hapl.c, whole genome shotgun sequence genomic DNA includes:
- the LOC128025116 gene encoding adhesion G protein-coupled receptor E5 isoform X13: MELKWALLLGLFLPSCSGCSYGYVFHKRKCVDEDECAVFPVLCGDHAQCVNTEGSYYCRCHEGFEMSLTGPCKDINECKDAPDVCGTNSSCYNHHGGYSCRCDQGYSNYGHNQSKCIEMDCNQFGPLSVDHTPEKLKQLMSLLKKSCESLNDPHREHLTGEELLQNVFNSTDELLSEGTIADGETLNQFLDAVENSMRLIGPQLKQPVTRMETHNTFAEVAVMRGQTPPSGRVTLSTDSALFSASWETVVGESYPGFVFAALVSYKDLNSSSDLLHTISRERPDDEERGVSYQLNSKVVTAVVSNAETKQLSEPVMLIFTHEEERAESRGVAYSCVYWDADEQAWSGQGCEGAESNSTQTVCYWSHFSSFAVLMALYPLQDSFELVLITRVGLVLSLVCLSLCILTFKFCRSIQGTRTSIHLHLSISLFIADLVFLCGISSTHNQVGCGIVAGLLHFFFLSVFCWMLLEGVQLYRMVVMVFNTTLKHLYMYLVGYGAPLVIVIISAITFPAGYGTKRHCWLSLDRSFILSFFVPVCIVVILNGFVFIITIWKLAKKFSSLNPDLSSLKQIRSFTMTAVAQLCILGGTWIFGFFLFQEKGTEVMLYLFIILNSLQGALIFIMHCLLSKLVRTEYYNLFVRMCPQKKKAEYSTISSQKPPRSDNSTVETHI, from the exons ATGAGGATGAGTGTGCTGTCTTCCCCGTCCTGTGTGGAGATCACGCTCAGTGTGTGAATACAGAGGGAAGTTACTACTGCAGATGTCATGAAGGGTTCGAAATGAGCTTAACAGGACCGTGTAAAG acatcaATGAGTGTAAAGATGCTCCAGATGTGTGTGGCACAAACAGCAGCTGCTACAATCATCACGGAGGATACAGCTGCAGATGTGACCAGGGTTACAGTAATTATGGCCACAACCAGTCAAAATGTATCG AAATGGACTGCAATCAGTTTGGACCCTTGTCTGTAGACCACACGCCGGAGAAG TTGAAGCAGTTGATGTCACTGTTGAAGAAGAGCTGTGAATCTCTGAATGATCCACATAGAGAACATTTGACTGGAGAGGAGCTACTGCAG AACGTGTTCAATTCCACTGATGAGCTGCTGTCTGAAGGAACCATCGCTGACGGTGAGACACTGAATCAGTTTCTGGATGCGGTGGAGAACAGCATGCGTCTGATCGGACCTCAGCTGAAACAGCCAGTGACCAGGATGGAGACACACAACACCT TTGCTGAGGTTGCAGTCATGCGGGGTCAGACTCCGCCCAGTGGGCGTGTCACTCTGAGCACGGACTCCGCCCTCTTCAGTGCCAGCTGGGAAACAGTTGTAGGGGAATCATATCCAG gttttgtGTTTGCAGCTCTGGTCAGTTATAAAGATCTGAACTCATCCAGTGATCTGCTCCATACAATTAGCAGAGAGAGACCAGATGATGAAGAGAGAGGCGTCAGTTATCAACTCAACTCTAAAGTGGTGACAGCCGTCGTCAGTAATGCAGAAACCAAGCAGCTGTCAGAGCCGGTGATGCTCATCTTTACACACGAGGAG GAGAGGGCGGAGTCTAGGGGTGTGGCTTACTCCTGTGTGTACTGGGATGCAGATGAGCAGGCGTGGTCTGGGCAGGGCTGCGAGGGGGCGGAGTCTAACAGCACTCAGACAGTATGTTACTGGTCTCATTTCAGTAGTttcgctgtgctcatggctctctATCCTCTCCAG GACTCGTTTGAGTTGGTGTTGATCACTCGAGTGGGTTTAGTTCTGTCTCTGGTCTGTTTGTCTCTCTGTATCCTCACGTTCAAGTTCTGCCGCTCCATCCAAGGAACCCGAACCAGCATTCATCTCCATCTGAGCATCTCTCTCTTCATCGCAGACCTCGTCTTCCTCTGTGGGATCTCCAGCACTCacaatcag GTAGGGTGTGGGATTGTGGCCGGTCTGCTTCACTTCTTCTTCTTGTCTGTGTTCTGCTGGATGCTGCTGGAGGGGGTTCAGCTCTACCGGATGGTTGTGATGGTGTTTAACACCACATTAAAACACCTCTACATGTATCTGGTGGGATATGGAGCCCCTCTCGTCATTGTCATCATCTCTGCCATCACCTTCCCAGCGGGATACGGCACCAAACGACA CTGCTGGCTCTCTCTCGATCGCTCTTTTATCTTGAGCTTCTTCGTTCCCGTCTGCATTGTCGTGATCCTCAATGGTTTTGTCTTCATCATCACCATCTGGAAACTGGCCAAAAAGTTCTCCAGCCTCAATCCAGACCTCTCCAGTCTCAAGCAGATCAG GAGCTTTACGATGACCGCTGTGGCTCAGTTGTGTATTCTTGGAGGAACCTGGATCTTCGGCTTCTTCCTCTTCCAGGAGAAAGGGACTGAAGTCATGTTGTACCTCTTCATCATCCTCAACAGCCTCCAGGGGGCGCTCATCTTCATCATGCACTGCCTGCTGTCCAAACTG GTCAGGACTGAGTATTACAATCTGTTCGTCCGAATGtgtccacagaagaagaaagccGAATACAGTACCATCAGCAGTCAG AAACCTCCACGGAGCGATAACAGCACAGTAGAGACACACATTTAA